In Streptomyces sp. NBC_00683, the DNA window GCGATCGAGGGGAGTTCGGCGCGCAGATCGGCGGCGGCCATGGACTCGGCGGCGTACGCGTAACCCGGCAGCCGTACCGAGGCGGCCATCGTGTCCACGACCCGGCGCACGAGTTCGCCGGGGGCGCCCGGCGACACCAGCCGCGGTCCGCGTCCCTCGGCGAAGGCGCGCGGGCCGAGCTCGGCGAGCTCGGTGGCCCGGGCCCGCATGCCCTTCGCCTTCGCCTCGTCCGTGCCGGAGCCCGCACTGGAGTCGGCGACGATCAGCGAGGCGACGAGCTCCGGGTGGCGTGAGGCGAGCCGTAGCGCGATCACACCGCCCCAGGACACTCCGAGGACGTGCGCGGTCGAGGCGCGCTCACGGATGAGAGCGGCTGCCGCGTCCGCGTAGTCGTCCAGGCCGAGCGGGCCCTTCGGGTCGGGCGACTTCGCGTAGCCGGGGGCGTCCCAGGCCACGACCCTCGCGTACGAGGAGAGTTCGGCCAGCTGCGGGGCGAACGCTGCCGACGACGAGCCGATCCCGTGCAGGCACAGCAGCAGGGGGCCGTGGTCACCGGCCTCTTCGACATGGACGTCGGGGTGGACGTCGGCGCGGGCGCTCACAGGATCTGGCCCGTCCGTCCCGCCAGCGCGGCGAGGCTGCGCAGGACCGCGTACGGCACCACCTGGCTGGTGGCCGGATTGCCAGGGTCGGGCAGGTGGGCGACCTCGAAGCGGTACGCACCGTGCGCGCCGGACGCCTCGATCAGATGGCGTGTGCGGTGCGCCGCCGGGTCGGCGACGACCTGGACCCGCACAGCGTCCAGGTCGCCGACGGCCAGCGCGACCGAAGCGGCCACGTTCGTCGATTTGGGGAACTTGACGGGGACCTCGCGGGCGGTGCCGGACATGACCACGACCGGTCCGGTCGCCGACCGCATCCGGGCCAGCAGGTCCTCGTCCATCCAGGGCTGTTCGAGGGTGGAGGGGAGCTTCGTGGTGGTGAGGCGCACCTCGTCGAGCGGCCCCAGGGAACGTGCCGCCTGGAGGAGGTCGAGGCCCCCGACGGCACCGCCGGTGAAGTACACCCGGCCGGGTCCCGCCGCGAGCAGCCGCTTCGCGAGCTCCTCGTCGGTCAGCGCTCCGGTGGAGGCGATCAGCAGATCGGTGCCGGATTCCAGCACCCGCTCGCCCCACTCCCGTACGACACCCTGGCCCGCGGCCTCGACGATCAGGTCACAGGTCTCCAGGGCCTCCTCGAAAGTGGCCTGCCGCGCCGGTGCGGCTTCGCCGAGCGGACGGTTGTCGACGACGCACACCAGCTCGGCGCCGCCCACCCGCCCTTCGGCGAGGGCGGTGCCGACGACCCGGCCGATCGCGCCCCAGCCGACGATGCCGACCTTGCGTACGGTGCTCATGCGGTGGCCTCCTGGGCGTCGAGGGGAGCGAGCGGGCCGGGGTCCGGCGCGCCCGCCATGTGGCAGCGGATCTCCTTGGACGGCGGTCCCGCCGTCCCCCACAGGTCGGACAGGTCCGGCACCCGCCGCCACACCCGGGCGATCCAGGCGTCCTCGACGATCTGGGCGACCTCGGAGGTGTACTCGCAGACCAGCCCGGACGGGTCGGTGAAGTAGGAGAAGGTGTTGTTCCCGGGGCCGTGCCGGCCGGGCCCCCACTGGGGGGTGATGCCGTGGTGCCGGAGCCGGCCGAGGCCCCGCATGAAGTGGTCGACCGAGGTCATCTCGTACGCCACGTGGTTGAGCGAGGTCCACTCGGCCTGGTTGAAGGCGATGCAGTGGTGGTCCGCGTTGCAGCGCAGGAACGCCATCTGGTGCTCGGACCAGTCGGAGACGCGCAGCCCCAGCACCTCGCAGTAGAAGGTGACGGCGGCGTCGATGTCGGTGGTGTTGAGCACGGCGTGCGTCACCCCGACGGGCACCGCGCCGTCCCGGCCACGCGGAACGACCGCCTCGACCTGGGCGCTGATCTCGATGAGACGTCCCTCGGGGTCGGTGAACCGCAGCCCGTAGCCGCCGCCGGCCTGGTGCAGCGGACCGGGCCCGAAGGCGGGGACGATGCCGCGTGCGTCGAGGCGCCGCGCGGCCTCGTCGACCTCGGCAGGGGTCGCGACGGCGAACGAGAGGCGGCCGAGTCCGACCTTCTCCCGCTCGGCCAGGTGGAGGACGTGGTGCTCGTCGCCCGTACCGCGCAGCCAGCGGGCGCCGGTGTCGGACTCGACGGTCTCCAGGCCCCAGACCTCTTCGTAGAAGTCGGCGGTCTCGGTGAAGGCCGGGGTGTGCAGCTCGACGTAGCGAAGTGAGCGGAGCCGTGCGATCGGGCCGGGGGGTGGTTGGTGCATCAGTCTCTCCAGACGGACGGACGGGCGTCGGTGCGTGCCGGGTCAGCCGGCCCAGGGAAGCGGGTGGCCGGAGGTGCCCCAGTACAGGGACTTCTGGCGCTGGTAGGCGCGGATCGCGTCGCGGCCCTTCTCCGTTCCGAGGCCGCTGTCCTTCCATCCGCTGAACGGGGTGGAGGCGCTGAACTGCTTGTACGTGTTGATCCAGACCGTGCCGGCCTCGATCCGGCGGGCGAGCTGCCAGGCGGCTCGCAGGTCCCGGGTCCAGATGCCGCAGGCCAGCCCGTAGATGGAGTCGTTGGCCTGGCGGACCAGGTCGTCCTCGTCGTCGTAGGGCAGGGCGACCAGGACGGGCCCGAAGATCTCCTCCTGGCAGGTGCGGGAGGTGTTGGGCAGTCCCTCCAGGACGGTCGGCAGGTAGTACGCGCCGTCCCGGTACCGCTCGCCCTCGGGCGCCGAGCCTCCGCACAGGACCCGTGCGCCCTCGGAGCGGGCGAGGTCGACGTAGGCGGCGACGGAGTCACGGTGGCTGTGGTGCACCAGGGGGCCGACCTGGGTGCCCGGCTCGGTGCCGGGTCCGACGCGCAGCTTGCGGACGCGCTCGACGAGTTCACCGACGAAGGAGTCGTAGATCTCCCGGGCCACGAAGAGCCGGGAGCCGGCGATGCAGGACTGGCCGCTGGAGGAGAAGATCCCGAACAGCACGCCGGCCAGGGCCTGCTCGATGTCGGCGTCGGCGCGCACGATCGTCGGCGACTTGCCTCCGAGCTCCAGGGATACAGGGATGAGCTTGCGGGCGGCGAGCGTGGCGATGGACCGGCCGGTCTCCGTACCGCCTGTGAAACCGATGCGGGCGACGAGGGGGTGGCGGACGACGGCGTCACCGACCACCCGCCCGCTGCCCGGGAGCACCGACAGCAGGGCGGTGGGCAGACCGAACTCCTCGAGGGCCTGGGTGATCAGGCGGCCGAGGGCGAGGGAGACGAGGGGTGTCCAGGCAGCCGGCTTGAGCAGGACCGCGTTCCCGGCGGCGAGCGCGGGCGCGATCTTCTGCGCGTCGCTGGCGACGGGAGAGTTCCAGGGGTTGATGGCGCCGACGACGCCCAGCGGCTCGTACGCGCTCATCGTGACGTACGGGCCGCGGGACGGCGTGACCGAGTCCTCGGCGCTCTCCAGGGCTGCCGCCATGTAGCGGAAGGTGCCTGCCGCACTGAGCGCGAGGGCGCGGGTCTCGGTGAGCGTCTTGCCGGTGTCGGCGGTCTGCAGTGCGGCGAGGTCGTCCGCCGCCTGCTCGGTCAGCTCGGCGATGCGGTGCAGCAGCCGGGCGCGCTCGTGGGCGAGCAGGTCCCGCCAGGCCGGGTCCGCCGCTGCCTTCGCCGCAGCTTCGGCCGCTTCGTCGACCTCGTCGGCCGAGGCGGTGTGGACGGTGGCGAGGACGCGGCCGGTCGCCGGGTCGACGGTGTCGAGCAACTCGCCCGCTCCGCGTCGCCACTGGCCCGCGATCAGGATGTCGGTGGGGATGTGCGGCACGGGTGTACCTCCGGGCGAGGGGGCGGGCAGGGCTGGGCCGCGGGTGAGGAAGCACGGGGTGCGTTCCGCCACCGGGAACCGTCGAAGTGCTAGAAATCTAAGCGCTTAACTATTCTTCCGCAAGGGCCCAGGGCGAAATCGTTGCCTTCCATGCCTTGAGCACGCCATCGATGGCGTCGATGATGAACACCAAGTTGCTGGAAACAAGATTCCTAAGCTCTTAACCATTGACCGCTTAGATACTGGAACCTACTGTCTCCGCAACTGCTCTGCCCGCGGAAGGAACCCCTCCATGACGACTGTGGCCGGCAAGCCAGCCCTCGGCTCCATAGCCGCGAGACTCGAACGACTGCCGCAATCGCGCTGGCACGTCAAAGTCCGGTTCCTGATCGGCGCCGTCACGTTCTTCGAGGCGTTCGACCAGTTGCTGGCCGCCTCCGCACTGCCCGTCCTGATGAAGGAATGGAACCTGACCACCGGGCAGGCCACCTTCGCCGTGACCTCCGCCTCGATCGGCATGCTGCTCGGCGCCATCGCCGCGGGCTGGCTGGGCGACCGCATCGGCCGGGTGCGCACCGTCGCCCTGGGCGTTGCGATCACCGGTCTAGCCAGCCTTGCCGTCGCCTTCTCGGGCAGCATCGAGACCTTCTCGCTGTTCCGGTTCGTCCAGGGGCTCGGCATCGGCGGTGTCGTGCCCGTAGCGGCCACGTACATCAACGAGATCGCCCGCTCCGACAAGCGGGGCCGCTTCGTCCTGCTGTACGA includes these proteins:
- a CDS encoding alpha/beta fold hydrolase, translating into MSARADVHPDVHVEEAGDHGPLLLCLHGIGSSSAAFAPQLAELSSYARVVAWDAPGYAKSPDPKGPLGLDDYADAAAALIRERASTAHVLGVSWGGVIALRLASRHPELVASLIVADSSAGSGTDEAKAKGMRARATELAELGPRAFAEGRGPRLVSPGAPGELVRRVVDTMAASVRLPGYAYAAESMAAADLRAELPSIAAPTLVLCGEEDRVTGIDASQAIAGAIHKTAYVIVKDAGHLANQEQPGHFNAWVLSHLRITASIPE
- a CDS encoding aspartate dehydrogenase domain-containing protein, with product MSTVRKVGIVGWGAIGRVVGTALAEGRVGGAELVCVVDNRPLGEAAPARQATFEEALETCDLIVEAAGQGVVREWGERVLESGTDLLIASTGALTDEELAKRLLAAGPGRVYFTGGAVGGLDLLQAARSLGPLDEVRLTTTKLPSTLEQPWMDEDLLARMRSATGPVVVMSGTAREVPVKFPKSTNVAASVALAVGDLDAVRVQVVADPAAHRTRHLIEASGAHGAYRFEVAHLPDPGNPATSQVVPYAVLRSLAALAGRTGQIL
- a CDS encoding aldehyde dehydrogenase, translated to MPAPSPGGTPVPHIPTDILIAGQWRRGAGELLDTVDPATGRVLATVHTASADEVDEAAEAAAKAAADPAWRDLLAHERARLLHRIAELTEQAADDLAALQTADTGKTLTETRALALSAAGTFRYMAAALESAEDSVTPSRGPYVTMSAYEPLGVVGAINPWNSPVASDAQKIAPALAAGNAVLLKPAAWTPLVSLALGRLITQALEEFGLPTALLSVLPGSGRVVGDAVVRHPLVARIGFTGGTETGRSIATLAARKLIPVSLELGGKSPTIVRADADIEQALAGVLFGIFSSSGQSCIAGSRLFVAREIYDSFVGELVERVRKLRVGPGTEPGTQVGPLVHHSHRDSVAAYVDLARSEGARVLCGGSAPEGERYRDGAYYLPTVLEGLPNTSRTCQEEIFGPVLVALPYDDEDDLVRQANDSIYGLACGIWTRDLRAAWQLARRIEAGTVWINTYKQFSASTPFSGWKDSGLGTEKGRDAIRAYQRQKSLYWGTSGHPLPWAG
- a CDS encoding VOC family protein, which codes for MHQPPPGPIARLRSLRYVELHTPAFTETADFYEEVWGLETVESDTGARWLRGTGDEHHVLHLAEREKVGLGRLSFAVATPAEVDEAARRLDARGIVPAFGPGPLHQAGGGYGLRFTDPEGRLIEISAQVEAVVPRGRDGAVPVGVTHAVLNTTDIDAAVTFYCEVLGLRVSDWSEHQMAFLRCNADHHCIAFNQAEWTSLNHVAYEMTSVDHFMRGLGRLRHHGITPQWGPGRHGPGNNTFSYFTDPSGLVCEYTSEVAQIVEDAWIARVWRRVPDLSDLWGTAGPPSKEIRCHMAGAPDPGPLAPLDAQEATA